Proteins encoded by one window of Deinococcus radiodurans R1 = ATCC 13939 = DSM 20539:
- a CDS encoding type II secretion system protein, with protein sequence MKDRGQSGMTLIELLVVIAIIGILMGLFGWNLVRSIRAAELREAATQVAVDLRQARSQAQRGSRDIVVVLPGSTGGTTYRFDTDVKTIPNNVQLICKSNCGTGTTTNITYQAPYGELGAIGSIYTVRSPMNGIGDYEIRIVGVTGKVILAKAGS encoded by the coding sequence ATGAAAGATCGTGGACAATCGGGGATGACTCTTATTGAACTGCTGGTTGTCATAGCGATCATCGGTATTTTGATGGGTCTGTTCGGCTGGAATCTTGTGCGAAGCATTCGGGCTGCCGAGCTGCGGGAAGCGGCGACTCAGGTGGCGGTGGATCTACGCCAGGCGCGCTCGCAGGCGCAGCGGGGCAGCAGAGATATTGTTGTCGTGTTGCCGGGGAGTACAGGCGGAACCACCTATAGGTTCGACACGGACGTTAAAACCATTCCCAACAATGTGCAGCTGATCTGCAAATCGAATTGCGGCACCGGCACGACGACGAACATCACTTATCAGGCACCGTACGGCGAATTGGGCGCTATAGGGAGCATCTATACCGTCAGGAGCCCCATGAACGGAATTGGCGATTATGAAATCAGAATCGTGGGCGTAACCGGCAAAGTCATTCTTGCTAAAGCGGGGTCCTGA
- a CDS encoding type II secretion system protein encodes MGFQDKGQSKVYEQGFTIIEILVAIALLGILTAVLTATLTGSLSLNRQSQKQLDTTTQVQGVLENVRAAWKTQSNYDNACAPGVTLPSGYSIKFINLNSRAAPLKADGTLWQAPDPNPTKAGPPSNTVNVQATCTAATGAQVGSGTALSVPAMRRLVVQSGTTGTNGTQVVGPQDFSLTVDVLRPQ; translated from the coding sequence ATGGGTTTTCAAGACAAAGGTCAATCGAAAGTCTACGAACAGGGCTTCACGATTATCGAAATTCTGGTCGCCATTGCACTTCTGGGCATCCTGACTGCGGTGCTGACTGCAACTTTGACCGGCTCGCTCAGCCTCAACAGGCAGTCGCAAAAGCAACTCGACACCACCACGCAGGTTCAGGGCGTCCTGGAAAATGTGCGTGCTGCCTGGAAAACGCAGAGCAACTATGACAATGCCTGTGCCCCCGGCGTCACGTTGCCGAGTGGCTACAGCATCAAGTTCATCAACTTGAACTCGCGTGCCGCGCCCCTCAAAGCGGACGGGACCCTCTGGCAGGCGCCTGACCCCAATCCCACCAAAGCTGGCCCGCCCAGCAACACAGTCAACGTCCAGGCAACCTGTACAGCGGCAACGGGAGCACAGGTGGGAAGTGGCACAGCTTTGTCGGTGCCTGCCATGCGACGGCTTGTGGTGCAATCGGGGACGACGGGAACAAACGGCACCCAGGTTGTTGGCCCGCAGGATTTTTCGCTTACTGTCGATGTTCTGAGGCCGCAATAA
- a CDS encoding prepilin-type N-terminal cleavage/methylation domain-containing protein, which translates to MKSEGFTLVELLVALALLGIVLSALVTFFSQGSRVSTQSSSRAELQQEVLNAQQLIVGKLKEAWYIYPAGQTLQLGSSSTSTANLRQNPVTGTPRGGFANWLTGTDPILAVILPPKSVGTCPTTAPGGGSGAEFCYRFFAYYPVKRSTWVSGTGGTTAPTASNPGDEPNNDAVWVLAEYRKTLYGFSSGDTVPTTTLDGGDANLLTDYIAPTVVTTGFTTSANTYTMFDLKSASGTVTSGANPVTGVTLNLATIRNTGGKVLRLPDATGTYSITIYPTNLGKVAAN; encoded by the coding sequence ATGAAGTCTGAGGGGTTTACCCTCGTCGAGTTGCTCGTGGCTCTGGCGCTCCTGGGCATCGTGCTTTCGGCACTCGTGACTTTCTTCAGCCAGGGCAGTCGGGTCTCGACCCAGTCCAGCAGCCGCGCCGAATTGCAACAAGAAGTTCTGAATGCTCAGCAGTTGATCGTCGGCAAGCTCAAGGAAGCCTGGTACATCTATCCAGCAGGGCAGACGTTGCAACTTGGAAGTTCGTCGACCAGCACGGCGAACCTCCGACAAAATCCGGTGACTGGAACGCCCCGGGGTGGCTTCGCCAACTGGTTGACCGGCACGGACCCCATTCTGGCCGTCATCCTGCCGCCCAAGTCGGTGGGGACTTGCCCCACGACGGCGCCGGGCGGCGGCAGCGGCGCGGAATTCTGTTACCGTTTTTTTGCGTACTATCCAGTGAAACGCTCAACGTGGGTGAGTGGAACTGGTGGCACGACTGCGCCCACAGCGAGCAATCCAGGCGATGAGCCGAACAACGACGCGGTCTGGGTGTTGGCCGAGTATCGTAAGACGCTCTATGGCTTTAGCTCAGGGGATACAGTCCCGACCACGACACTAGATGGTGGCGATGCCAACCTCTTGACCGATTACATCGCTCCCACTGTCGTCACTACTGGTTTTACGACCTCGGCCAATACCTACACCATGTTTGACCTCAAGTCGGCGAGTGGCACAGTAACTTCGGGCGCCAATCCCGTTACCGGCGTTACCCTCAACCTCGCCACCATCCGCAATACGGGCGGTAAAGTCCTCCGACTGCCCGACGCTACCGGCACCTACAGCATCACCATCTATCCCACGAACCTCGGCAAAGTCGCGGCCAACTGA
- a CDS encoding dynamin family protein: MLVSSPVQHLLSRERELLGDLQAFLESQGAPPEVIEHARTATRMLDEAFLLVVVGEFNAGKSSFVNALLGAQVLPEGVTPTTDRIYVLVHGDTPGQLEPTRDPFVSRLTHPLPSLEGVALVDTPGTNAIIRQHQALTEGFLPRADLVLFLTSADRPFTESERQFLALAARWGRSVIMVVNKADLLETPEQAEQVRAFVETGARGVLGLNPPVFLVSARREQRGGDAGFAALRDALRDRLSETERARLKLASPLGTAAELLGGEERRSAAARATLQEDLGILHDLERQRERHRETMRGELDAQLGRVGRLLSEFEVRADKFIDDKLRFGNLRGLMNSRDLEEQFRREAVAELPAAIERQFGAMIDRFVETNLHFWEDVQALLIRRQPSSEVARTRFSYDRGALLEGIGGSAREQLATTTEHQLARQFSQDAEDAMKGVIGGLAGGVGLGAGVGALIGATAFDFTGGILAGLTLGSLGLLLLPGKRTQAHRQLRQKVAELRETLERIVRREYEQEQERADARLNDATQPYIRFTEQQREQLGSAGERSAELRSRVEALQAEVARLGKDVTAPQSAQ, translated from the coding sequence ATGCTCGTGTCCAGCCCGGTTCAGCATCTCCTGTCACGCGAGCGCGAACTGCTCGGGGACCTGCAAGCATTTCTGGAAAGCCAGGGCGCTCCGCCCGAGGTGATCGAACATGCCCGCACGGCGACCCGGATGCTCGACGAGGCTTTTTTGCTGGTGGTGGTCGGTGAATTCAATGCCGGCAAGAGCAGCTTCGTCAATGCGCTGCTCGGCGCGCAGGTGCTGCCGGAGGGCGTTACGCCGACCACCGACCGCATTTACGTGCTCGTGCATGGCGACACGCCGGGACAGCTCGAACCCACCCGCGATCCTTTCGTCAGCCGCCTGACCCATCCGCTGCCCAGCCTGGAAGGAGTAGCGCTGGTGGACACGCCCGGCACCAACGCGATCATCCGGCAGCATCAGGCGCTGACCGAGGGCTTTTTGCCGCGCGCCGACCTCGTGCTGTTTCTGACGAGTGCCGACCGGCCCTTCACTGAGTCCGAGCGGCAGTTCCTGGCCCTCGCCGCTCGCTGGGGCCGCAGCGTCATCATGGTCGTGAACAAGGCCGACCTGCTCGAAACCCCTGAGCAGGCCGAGCAGGTCCGCGCCTTCGTGGAAACGGGCGCGCGGGGCGTGCTGGGCCTCAATCCGCCGGTTTTTCTGGTGAGTGCCCGGCGCGAGCAGCGTGGGGGAGACGCGGGCTTCGCGGCCCTGCGAGACGCCCTGCGCGACCGGCTTTCGGAAACCGAGCGGGCGCGGCTCAAGCTCGCTTCCCCGCTGGGCACGGCGGCCGAGCTGCTGGGCGGCGAGGAACGGCGCAGCGCGGCGGCGCGGGCCACCCTGCAAGAAGACCTCGGCATCCTGCACGATCTGGAGCGGCAGCGCGAGCGGCACCGTGAAACGATGCGGGGTGAACTCGACGCGCAGCTCGGGCGGGTGGGACGGCTGCTCAGCGAGTTCGAAGTGCGGGCCGACAAATTCATTGACGACAAGCTGCGCTTCGGGAACTTGCGCGGCCTGATGAACTCGCGCGACCTCGAAGAGCAGTTCCGGCGCGAGGCGGTGGCCGAGTTGCCGGCGGCCATTGAGCGGCAGTTCGGAGCCATGATCGACCGCTTCGTCGAGACCAACCTGCATTTCTGGGAGGACGTGCAGGCGCTGCTGATTCGCCGCCAGCCCAGCAGCGAGGTGGCCCGCACGCGCTTTTCCTATGACCGGGGGGCGCTGCTCGAAGGCATCGGCGGCAGCGCCCGCGAGCAACTCGCCACGACCACCGAGCATCAGCTCGCCCGGCAGTTCTCGCAGGACGCTGAGGACGCCATGAAAGGCGTGATCGGCGGGCTGGCGGGGGGCGTGGGCCTCGGCGCGGGCGTCGGCGCTCTGATCGGGGCCACCGCCTTCGACTTTACCGGGGGCATCCTGGCGGGGCTCACGTTGGGCAGCCTCGGCCTGCTGCTGCTCCCCGGCAAACGCACCCAGGCGCACCGGCAACTGCGGCAGAAGGTGGCTGAGCTGCGCGAGACACTTGAGCGCATCGTCCGCCGCGAGTACGAGCAGGAGCAGGAACGCGCCGACGCCCGGCTGAATGACGCGACCCAGCCCTACATCCGCTTCACCGAGCAGCAGCGCGAGCAACTGGGCAGCGCGGGCGAGCGCTCGGCGGAGTTGCGCTCGCGGGTCGAGGCCTTACAAGCCGAAGTGGCGCGGCTCGGCAAGGACGTGACTGCGCCTCAATCAGCCCAGTAA
- a CDS encoding cation diffusion facilitator family transporter: MSAPSSPAAASPVRVAAIGVGVALLVLGLKFLAYRLTGSVALFSDALESIINVVSAGGALLALWVAARPADASHPYGHTKAEYLSAVVEGVLIVLAALSILRVAVPELSHPRAVDAPWLGLGVNMGASVINLVWANVLLRIGQASRSPALIADGKHVMSDVVTSVGVLIGVVLARLTGWHILDPLLALLVALNILWSGWGLLSSSVGGLMDAGVDPHTDAQLRRVISEEATGALEIHDLRTRHSGQVTFVEFHLVVPSEMTVRDAHTICDRLEDAVQGVIAGANVTIHVEPQDQAKHCGVLVV, encoded by the coding sequence ATGAGTGCCCCGTCTTCACCTGCCGCCGCGTCTCCCGTGCGGGTCGCCGCCATCGGGGTGGGGGTGGCGCTGCTGGTGCTGGGGCTAAAGTTCCTCGCTTACCGCCTGACCGGCAGTGTAGCGCTGTTTTCCGATGCACTCGAAAGCATCATCAACGTGGTGTCCGCAGGTGGGGCGCTGCTGGCGCTGTGGGTGGCGGCCCGGCCCGCCGACGCCTCGCATCCCTACGGGCATACCAAGGCCGAATACCTCAGTGCGGTGGTCGAAGGCGTGCTGATCGTGCTCGCCGCGCTGAGTATCCTGCGGGTGGCAGTGCCCGAGCTCTCGCACCCCCGCGCGGTGGACGCGCCCTGGCTGGGGCTGGGCGTCAACATGGGCGCCAGCGTCATCAATCTGGTGTGGGCGAACGTCCTCCTCCGCATCGGGCAGGCGAGCCGCAGCCCAGCGCTGATTGCCGACGGCAAACATGTGATGAGCGACGTGGTGACGAGCGTGGGCGTCCTGATTGGAGTGGTTCTGGCCCGCTTGACCGGCTGGCACATCCTTGACCCGCTGCTTGCGCTGCTGGTCGCGCTCAATATCCTCTGGAGCGGCTGGGGCCTGCTCAGCAGCAGCGTCGGCGGCCTGATGGACGCGGGCGTGGACCCCCACACCGACGCGCAGTTGCGCCGCGTCATCAGCGAGGAGGCGACTGGCGCGCTGGAAATCCACGACCTGCGCACCCGGCATTCGGGGCAGGTCACCTTCGTCGAGTTTCACCTCGTGGTCCCCAGCGAGATGACGGTGCGCGATGCCCACACCATCTGTGACCGACTGGAAGATGCCGTCCAGGGCGTCATCGCCGGCGCCAACGTCACCATTCACGTGGAGCCGCAGGATCAGGCCAAGCACTGCGGCGTGCTGGTGGTTTGA
- a CDS encoding DUF1990 family protein: MSPPPADPDALLRPPEPTKRRRGRGRGWETRPAQEQEQPEQAAVETETVSHPQLPATLDTLDVSPLEALLDPGQGLRSQGDRCLSGPAAPGLSSLGQLQLMQLLETPERPAYRLPPDETAPAEPMPAPSADWALLPASQRGRHDALPAQNAAEDADFDDLPPASPRPYVLGTADQDTIDASLQALAEHEPALPDIGTSSHVRVTLELGQGEATFLNARSALWSWRPHRQSGVKVHTHGPPVVGRDVLLEQRAGLVTVLQGCRVLTLQESDHVWGFTLGSLDGQVYQLWERLLIERDADDRVMLRISSHHEVALRGFGLVSGLLHGVRRSAVQGYARGMSALAEL; encoded by the coding sequence GTGAGCCCGCCGCCCGCCGACCCCGACGCTTTGCTCCGGCCCCCCGAACCGACGAAGCGGCGCAGGGGTCGGGGACGCGGCTGGGAGACTCGGCCTGCCCAGGAGCAGGAGCAACCGGAACAAGCCGCCGTAGAGACGGAAACAGTATCACACCCGCAATTGCCGGCCACGCTGGACACCTTAGATGTCTCGCCTCTCGAAGCGCTGCTCGACCCTGGCCAGGGCCTGCGCTCGCAGGGGGACCGCTGCCTGAGCGGACCGGCGGCGCCCGGCCTGAGCAGCCTGGGTCAGTTGCAACTGATGCAACTGCTCGAAACTCCTGAGCGGCCGGCTTACCGTCTGCCCCCAGACGAGACAGCACCTGCTGAGCCGATGCCAGCCCCTTCCGCCGACTGGGCCCTCCTTCCAGCCAGCCAGCGAGGACGCCACGACGCGCTGCCCGCCCAGAACGCGGCGGAGGACGCCGATTTCGATGATCTGCCGCCCGCTTCTCCCCGGCCCTACGTGCTGGGCACCGCCGACCAGGACACGATAGACGCCTCACTGCAAGCGCTGGCTGAGCACGAGCCGGCATTGCCCGACATCGGCACGTCCTCCCACGTGCGGGTCACGCTCGAACTCGGGCAGGGCGAGGCCACCTTTCTCAACGCCCGCTCGGCGCTGTGGTCATGGCGTCCGCACCGGCAGTCGGGGGTCAAGGTGCACACCCACGGCCCCCCGGTGGTCGGGCGCGACGTGCTGCTGGAGCAGCGGGCCGGGCTGGTGACCGTGCTGCAAGGATGCCGGGTACTGACCTTGCAAGAAAGCGACCACGTCTGGGGCTTTACCCTGGGCAGCCTCGACGGGCAGGTCTATCAACTGTGGGAGCGGCTGCTGATCGAACGTGACGCCGACGACCGGGTGATGCTGCGTATCAGCAGCCACCACGAGGTCGCCTTGCGCGGTTTCGGGCTGGTGAGCGGCCTGCTGCACGGCGTCCGGCGGAGTGCAGTGCAAGGGTACGCTCGCGGCATGAGCGCCCTGGCCGAGTTGTAG
- the lysS gene encoding homocitrate synthase, which produces MTDAPPPLIPARSWAIIDSTLREGEQFARGNFGTDDKVEIARALDAFGAEYIEVTTPMVSEQTRQDIRKLTGLGLRAKFLTHVRCHMEDVQRAVDTGVDGLDLLFGTSSFLREFSHGKSIAQIIDTAGEVIGWIKTHHPELEIRFSAEDTFRSEEADLMAVYSAVSELGVHRVGLADTVGVATPRQVYTLVREVRKVIHEGCGIEFHGHNDTGCAVSNAYEAIEAGATHIDTTILGIGERNGITPLGGLLARMFTFDPQGLIDKYNLELLPELDRMIARMVDLPVPWNNYLTGEFAYNHKAGMHLKAIYLNPGAYEAIPPGVFGVGRRIQAASKVTGKHAIAYKARELGLHYGEDALRRVTDHIKSLAEQDELDDAHLEQVLREWVSA; this is translated from the coding sequence ATGACCGACGCCCCGCCCCCCCTGATTCCTGCCCGTTCCTGGGCCATCATCGACTCGACCCTGCGCGAGGGGGAACAGTTCGCCCGTGGCAACTTCGGCACGGACGACAAAGTGGAAATCGCCCGGGCGCTCGACGCCTTCGGGGCCGAGTACATCGAAGTCACCACGCCGATGGTGAGCGAGCAGACCCGGCAGGATATTCGCAAGCTGACCGGGCTGGGGCTGCGGGCCAAGTTCCTGACCCACGTGCGCTGCCACATGGAAGACGTGCAGCGGGCGGTGGACACCGGCGTGGACGGCCTCGACCTGCTGTTCGGCACCAGCAGTTTCCTGCGCGAGTTCTCGCACGGCAAGAGCATCGCGCAGATTATCGACACGGCGGGCGAGGTCATCGGCTGGATCAAGACCCACCACCCCGAACTCGAAATCCGCTTTTCCGCCGAGGACACCTTCCGCTCGGAGGAAGCCGACCTGATGGCGGTCTACAGCGCCGTTTCCGAACTCGGCGTGCACCGGGTGGGGCTGGCCGACACGGTGGGGGTCGCCACACCCCGGCAGGTGTACACGCTGGTGCGCGAGGTCCGTAAGGTGATTCACGAGGGCTGCGGCATCGAGTTTCACGGTCACAACGACACCGGCTGCGCGGTCAGCAACGCTTACGAGGCGATCGAGGCGGGCGCGACCCACATCGACACGACCATCCTCGGCATCGGCGAGCGCAACGGCATTACGCCGCTCGGCGGCCTGCTTGCCCGCATGTTCACCTTCGACCCGCAAGGGCTGATCGACAAATACAACCTTGAGCTGCTGCCCGAACTCGACCGCATGATTGCCCGCATGGTGGACCTGCCGGTGCCCTGGAACAACTACCTGACCGGCGAATTCGCCTACAACCACAAGGCGGGGATGCACCTCAAGGCCATCTACCTCAACCCCGGCGCGTATGAGGCGATTCCGCCCGGCGTGTTCGGCGTGGGCCGGCGCATTCAGGCCGCGAGCAAGGTGACCGGCAAGCACGCGATTGCCTACAAGGCCCGCGAACTCGGGCTGCACTACGGTGAGGACGCCCTGCGCCGCGTGACCGATCACATCAAGTCGCTGGCCGAACAGGACGAACTCGACGACGCCCATCTGGAACAGGTGCTGCGCGAGTGGGTCAGCGCCTGA
- a CDS encoding MaoC family dehydratase, protein MNEDLNRPAGRYFEELPVGTVIRHRITRTVTESDNILFTTLTMNPQPLHLDFDFASKTEFGQPLFNSMMTLALMVGISVHELSLGTLVANLGLTDVTFPKPVFHGDTLRVESEIIEARESKSRAGQGLVTAEHRTYNQRGELVAQCKRTMLFHKRPDIDI, encoded by the coding sequence ATGAACGAAGACCTGAACCGCCCCGCTGGCCGCTATTTCGAGGAATTGCCCGTCGGCACCGTCATCCGCCACCGCATCACCCGGACGGTCACCGAGTCGGACAACATCCTCTTCACCACGCTCACCATGAACCCGCAGCCGCTGCACCTCGATTTCGACTTCGCCAGCAAGACCGAGTTCGGGCAGCCGCTGTTCAATTCGATGATGACGCTCGCCCTGATGGTGGGCATCAGCGTGCACGAACTCAGCCTGGGCACACTCGTCGCCAACCTGGGGCTGACCGACGTGACCTTCCCCAAGCCTGTCTTTCACGGCGACACGCTGCGGGTCGAGTCGGAAATCATCGAAGCCCGCGAGAGCAAAAGCCGCGCCGGGCAGGGCCTCGTGACCGCCGAGCACCGCACCTACAACCAGCGCGGCGAACTGGTGGCGCAGTGCAAGCGGACAATGCTGTTTCACAAGCGGCCCGATATAGACATCTGA
- a CDS encoding HpcH/HpaI aldolase/citrate lyase family protein: MNAPPALLRSVLFAPGNRADLIAKLPRSAPDAVVIDLEDAVPGTAEAKAAARPVAHDAARDLIAAAPHLAVFVRVNALHSPYFEDDLSVLTPELSGVVVPKLEMGAEARQVAQMLQERSLPLPILAGLETGAGVWNAREIMEVPEVAWAYFGAEDYTTDLGGKRTPGGLEVLYARSQVALAARLTGVAALDIVVTALNDPETFRADAEQGRALGYSGKLCIHPAQVALAHEYFGPTEADRARARALLDAAAAAAQRGHGAFSFEGQMVDEPMLAKARTLLSHEA; the protein is encoded by the coding sequence GTGAATGCCCCTCCTGCTCTGCTCCGCTCGGTGCTGTTCGCGCCGGGGAACCGTGCCGACCTGATTGCCAAATTGCCGCGCTCGGCCCCGGACGCGGTGGTGATCGACCTCGAAGACGCCGTGCCGGGCACCGCCGAGGCGAAGGCCGCCGCCCGCCCAGTGGCGCACGACGCGGCCCGTGACCTCATTGCCGCCGCACCGCACCTCGCCGTGTTCGTGCGGGTCAATGCGCTGCACTCGCCGTATTTCGAGGACGACCTGAGTGTGCTGACCCCCGAACTGAGCGGCGTGGTGGTTCCCAAACTGGAAATGGGCGCTGAGGCGCGGCAGGTGGCGCAGATGCTCCAGGAGCGCAGCCTGCCGCTGCCCATCCTGGCGGGTCTGGAAACCGGAGCCGGGGTCTGGAACGCCCGCGAAATCATGGAGGTGCCCGAGGTCGCCTGGGCTTATTTCGGTGCCGAGGACTACACCACTGACCTGGGCGGCAAGCGCACGCCGGGGGGACTGGAAGTCCTCTACGCCCGCTCACAGGTGGCGCTCGCGGCGCGACTGACCGGAGTGGCGGCGCTCGACATCGTGGTGACGGCACTCAACGACCCCGAGACCTTCCGCGCCGACGCCGAGCAGGGCCGCGCCCTGGGCTACAGCGGCAAACTCTGCATCCATCCGGCGCAGGTAGCCCTTGCCCACGAATATTTCGGGCCGACCGAGGCCGACCGTGCCCGTGCCCGCGCCCTGCTCGATGCTGCCGCCGCCGCCGCGCAACGGGGCCACGGCGCCTTTAGTTTTGAGGGGCAGATGGTGGACGAGCCGATGCTCGCCAAAGCCCGCACTCTGCTGAGCCACGAAGCCTGA